A region from the Triticum aestivum cultivar Chinese Spring chromosome 3D, IWGSC CS RefSeq v2.1, whole genome shotgun sequence genome encodes:
- the LOC123073752 gene encoding Bowman-Birk type major trypsin inhibitor — MKGSTTAVVLMVSVSLVALLLAGGAGADESIIRLPVGQGEDAVTEETRPWDCCDRPVCTRSDPPLCGCKDVVQQCFATCKSCKPAKRADESAPSGYMCRDAYRGYPGPKRML; from the exons ATGAAGGGTAGCACCACCGCCGTGGTGCTGATGGTCTCAGTCTCACTGGTGGCCCTTCTCCTTGCCGGCGGTGCCGGCGCCGACGAGTCCATCATTCGCCTCCCCGTCGGCCAGGGCGAAG ACGCAGTGACGGAGGAGACGAGGCCGTGGGACTGCTGCGACCGGCCAGTGTGCACCCGCTCCGACCCACCCCTGTGCGGCTGCAAGGACGTGGTGCAGCAGTGCTTCGCCACCTGCAAGAGCTGCAAGCCGGCGAAGCGGGCGGACGAGTCGGCCCCTTCCGGCTACATGTGCCGGGACGCCTACCGTGGCTACCCCGGGCCCAAGCGCATGCTCTGA
- the LOC123076877 gene encoding Bowman-Birk type trypsin inhibitor isoform X1 codes for MKTMKRCIIPSILLMLSLEAVLLVAAGRPSTATGADDVGTILLPSQGKGEAGVVAAAKKKGEEEERPWKCCDFALCTRSFPPLCRCMDKVEQCAATCEKCEPATSDSSRRVCNDWYHGFPGPMCTEAVATAKKEKAEEEERPWKCCDLALCTRSFPPMCRCLDKVEQCAANCKSCDPAASDSSRRVCNDWYHGFPGAKCTADGN; via the exons ATGAAGACCATGAAGAGATGCATTATTCCTAGCATCCTGCTGATGCTTTCACTCGAggccgtcctcctcgtcgccgccggccgcccTTCCACGGCCACCGGCGCCGACGATGTGGGCACCATTCTCCTGCCGAGCCAAGGCAAAG GCGAAGCAGGAGTGGTGGcggcagcgaagaagaagggggaagaggaagagaggcCATGGAAATGCTGCGACTTTGCTCTGTGCACCAGGTCATTCCCACCGCTGTGCCGCTGCATGGACAAGGTCGAGCAGTGTGCTGCGACCTGCGAGAAATGCGAGCCGGCCACGTCGGACTCATCCCGCCGCGTCTGCAACGACTGGTACCATGGCTTCCCGGGGCCCATGTGCACGGAGGCTGTTGCAACAGCGAAGAAGGAGAAggcggaagaagaagagaggccgtGGAAATGCTGTGACTTGGCTCTGTGCACCAGGTCGTTCCCGCCGATGTGCCGCTGCCTGGACAAGGTCGAGCAGTGTGCCGCAAACTGCAAGAGCTGCGATCCGGCCGCGTCGGACTCGTCCCGCCGCGTCTGCAACGACTGGTACCATGGCTTCCCCGGCGCCAAGTGCACCGCCGACGGTAACTAG
- the LOC123076877 gene encoding Bowman-Birk type trypsin inhibitor isoform X2, whose amino-acid sequence MKTMKRCIIPSILLMLSLEAVLLVAAGRPSTATGADDVGTILLPSQGKGVVAAAKKKGEEEERPWKCCDFALCTRSFPPLCRCMDKVEQCAATCEKCEPATSDSSRRVCNDWYHGFPGPMCTEAVATAKKEKAEEEERPWKCCDLALCTRSFPPMCRCLDKVEQCAANCKSCDPAASDSSRRVCNDWYHGFPGAKCTADGN is encoded by the exons ATGAAGACCATGAAGAGATGCATTATTCCTAGCATCCTGCTGATGCTTTCACTCGAggccgtcctcctcgtcgccgccggccgcccTTCCACGGCCACCGGCGCCGACGATGTGGGCACCATTCTCCTGCCGAGCCAAGGCAAAG GAGTGGTGGcggcagcgaagaagaagggggaagaggaagagaggcCATGGAAATGCTGCGACTTTGCTCTGTGCACCAGGTCATTCCCACCGCTGTGCCGCTGCATGGACAAGGTCGAGCAGTGTGCTGCGACCTGCGAGAAATGCGAGCCGGCCACGTCGGACTCATCCCGCCGCGTCTGCAACGACTGGTACCATGGCTTCCCGGGGCCCATGTGCACGGAGGCTGTTGCAACAGCGAAGAAGGAGAAggcggaagaagaagagaggccgtGGAAATGCTGTGACTTGGCTCTGTGCACCAGGTCGTTCCCGCCGATGTGCCGCTGCCTGGACAAGGTCGAGCAGTGTGCCGCAAACTGCAAGAGCTGCGATCCGGCCGCGTCGGACTCGTCCCGCCGCGTCTGCAACGACTGGTACCATGGCTTCCCCGGCGCCAAGTGCACCGCCGACGGTAACTAG